One region of Primulina tabacum isolate GXHZ01 chromosome 17, ASM2559414v2, whole genome shotgun sequence genomic DNA includes:
- the LOC142531512 gene encoding scopoletin glucosyltransferase-like, whose protein sequence is MSKLHLFFLPFMAHGHMIPMLDMAKLFYSRGVRTTILSTLAFSDPIKKAQESGIEIGLIIIRLPNQESGLPEYIQRLDQVTTVDLVKKFVEAISLLQEPVEKLIQEFNPNCLVSDTFFPWTTDSAAKFCIPRLVFHGTGYLARCASEQMRLHKPFKNVSSDSEPFILPYLPHQLKFTRTQISPFDLRETEGEFAELIFQSREADRRSYGVAVNSFYELESSYADHYRNFLGIKAWNIGPLLLCNNGDEEKAGRGRKSSIDEHECLAWLDSKKPGSVVYACFGSMVSCTQAQLHEIAFGLESSGQDFIWVVRETRIDEINSDFLPNEFEERIREKGLIINGWAPQMLILDHPSIGAFVTHCGWNSILEGVCAGVPMVTWPMFAEQFFNEKLVTQVLRIGVSVGNKHWRTVAIEGVPREAVAEAVRHVMVSGEVAEMRNRAKCYREMARKAIKEGGSSYTDLSALIEELSLLSEE, encoded by the coding sequence ATGAGTAAGCTGCACTTATTTTTTCTCCCATTCATGGCTCATGGCCACATGATCCCAATGCTTGACATGGCCAAATTATTCTACTCCCGCGGTGTAAGAACAACCATCCTATCGACTCTTGCGTTCTCAGATCCCATTAAAAAGGCCCAAGAATCAGGAATCGAGATCGGTTTAATAATCATCAGGCTACCGAATCAAGAATCAGGCCTGCCTGAGTACATTCAAAGACTTGATCAAGTCACTACAGTAGATTTAGTCAAAAAATTTGTTGAGGCCATATCTTTACTGCAAGAACCAGTTGAGAAACTGATCCAAGAATTCAATCCCAATTGTCTTGTTTCTGATACGTTCTTTCCATGGACCACAGATTCTGCAGCCAAATTCTGTATCCCACGATTGGTTTTCCATGGTACGGGGTATCTAGCGCGTTGTGCCTCGGAGCAAATGAGGCTACACAAGCCTTTCAAGAATGTGTCTTCTGATTCAGAACCCTTTATTCTTCCGTATCTTCCGCATCAGCTGAAGTTTACAAGAACACAGATTTCTCCATTTGATCTAAGGGAAACTGAAGGTGAATTTGCAGAGTTGATTTTTCAGTCAAGAGAGGCAGATAGGAGAAGCTATGGAGTTGCGGTTAACAGCTTTTATGAGCTTGAATCCAGTTACGCTGATCATTACAGGAACTTTTTAGGGATCAAGGCATGGAATATAGGCCCTCTTTTGCTGTGCAACAATGGAGACGAGGAAAAGGCGGGGAGAGGAAGGAAATCGTCCATTGATGAACATGAATGCCTTGCATGGCTGGACTCCAAGAAACCTGGTTCTGTCGTTTACGCGTGTTTCGGAAGCATGGTGAGCTGTACTCAAGCTCAGTTACACGAGATTGCTTTTGGGCTCGAGTCTTCAGGCCAAGATTTCATTTGGGTTGTGAGAGAAACGAGAATCGACGAAATAAACAGCGATTTCTTGCCGAACGAGTTCGAGGAGAGGATCAGAGAAAAGGGCTTGATCATAAATGGGTGGGCTCCCCAAATGCTGATTCTTGATCATCCTTCGATAGGGGCGTTTGTGACGCACTGCGGATGGAATTCAATCCTGGAAGGAGTATGCGCGGGTGTGCCTATGGTTACCTGGCCGATGTTTGCGGAGCAGTTTTTTAATGAGAAACTGGTGACACAGGTTTTGAGGATCGGAGTTTCGGTTGGGAACAAGCATTGGCGGACGGTGGCTATAGAAGGCGTGCCACGGGAGGCGGTGGCCGAGGCGGTGAGGCATGTGATGGTGAGCGGAGAAGTGGCGGAGATGAGAAACCGAGCAAAATGTTACCGAGAAATGGCAAGAAAAGCTATTAAAGAAGGTGGATCATCTTACACTGATTTGAGTGCTTTAATTGAAGAATTGAGTCTTTTATCGGAGGAGTAA